The Pleuronectes platessa chromosome 23, fPlePla1.1, whole genome shotgun sequence genome contains a region encoding:
- the LOC128429976 gene encoding junctional adhesion molecule B, whose protein sequence is MLLVEVSSLLLLCLSAAADQQGTTVKHGDDATLQCHCPSHAAVSLLKWTRLEQKSDGYVFVYRDNRLYEKYQHPSFQGRVELRDPEMKDGDVSVTLKNVTVNDAGTYKCQITSIITENGERSTIEFSSIVNLTVTDSSPSAPLAEGNKDEGNKEEGYKDEGDNGGGNEDWRKSQNTVILAACLTVAVISFIIGAVVFIRYKLMNRSRYV, encoded by the exons ATGTTGCTGGTGGAAGTTTCgtccctgctgctcctctgcctctctgcagctgcag atcaGCAGGGGACAACAGTGAAGCATGGAGACGATGCCACTCTTCAGTGTCACTGTCCTAGCCATGCTGCCGTCAGTCTGTTAAAGTGGACCAGACTGGAACAGAAGTCAGATGGTTACGTGTTTGTCTACCGGGACAACCGGTTGTACGAAAAATACCAGCATCCGTCTTTTCAAGGTCGAGTGGAGCTGAGAGATCCAGAGATGAAGGACGGAGACGTGTCTGTGACTTTGAAGAACGTCACCGTGAATGATGCTGGAACGTACAAGTGTCAAATTACCAGCATCATAACAGAGAATGGTGAAAGATCAACCATTGAGTTCAGCAGCATCGTCAACCTGACTGTCACAGACTCAA GCCCCTCAGCTCCACTGGCTGAAGGAAACAAGGATGAAGGAAACAAGGAGGAAGGATACAAGGATGAAGGAGACAATGGTGGAGGAAACGAGGACTGGAGAAAGAGTCAGAACACTGTTATACTTGCAGCTTGTCTGACAGTTGCtgtcatttcatttattattgGGGCTGTCGTCTTTATCAGATATAAGTTGATGAACAGATCGAGGTATGTCTAA